In Nanohaloarchaea archaeon SW_7_43_1, a single window of DNA contains:
- a CDS encoding DUF2283 domain-containing protein, translating to MDLSFDSEADAVYIRFSDRDIKDSNKIDERTIVDVDEDQEIVGIEVLEASERFNEISSLNVDFEPEEMKA from the coding sequence ATGGATTTAAGTTTTGACTCTGAGGCTGATGCGGTCTACATTCGATTTTCAGACCGTGACATCAAAGACAGCAACAAAATAGATGAAAGGACAATCGTTGATGTCGATGAGGATCAAGAAATTGTAGGAATAGAGGTTCTAGAAGCATCAGAAAGATTCAATGAAATATCCAGCCTGAATGTAGATTTCGAGCCAGAGGAAATGAAAGCTTAA